The proteins below are encoded in one region of Amycolatopsis magusensis:
- a CDS encoding MFS transporter, whose product MTTSGAAPRATLAIVLLGFLTLPMLMSGTTVALPGIGADLGATGAGLQWVVTGYFLAASSCMLVAGSLGDLFGRRRVFRIGAVLYTGATAVGAFAGDLAVLNTARMGAGVGAAGVMAAGGAMLASTFTGPARTRAFAMMGTVAGVGIALGPSLSGWLISALGWRLTFACFAGIGLVMIAGTFFAAESKSGVRPRVDWAGALTFIAGLGLVMFAITRGGALVPLVAGLALLAAFVVVERRSDHPVLDFALLGDRRFLGWSVGALAVVAGFAGALIFLPTYLQGVTGWSARDTGLTMLLLTAPVLVGPSVSGWLVNHGVPGRLLLTASLGLLAAGNALLTVLHPGIGPAGLALPLLVLGFGSGLAIGLVDAQAMNFVEPARTGMAAGFLNTIRGGSNTLAMAVFGALLLALVRARLGDAAFADRVVAGTAGDPAGAFTAAWRTLLWGAAALCAFATIVVNLLLGFGRAAGRNGATRSAVGSVPAASTPAPFRE is encoded by the coding sequence ATGACGACTTCGGGGGCGGCACCGCGGGCCACGCTGGCGATCGTGCTGCTGGGCTTCCTGACCTTGCCGATGCTGATGTCCGGCACCACCGTCGCGCTGCCCGGGATCGGCGCGGACCTCGGCGCCACGGGGGCCGGGTTGCAGTGGGTGGTGACCGGCTACTTCCTCGCCGCGTCGTCCTGCATGCTGGTCGCCGGGTCGCTCGGCGACCTGTTCGGCCGCCGCCGGGTCTTCCGGATCGGCGCCGTGCTCTACACCGGTGCGACCGCGGTGGGCGCGTTCGCCGGCGACCTCGCGGTGCTGAACACCGCGCGCATGGGCGCCGGGGTCGGCGCGGCGGGGGTGATGGCCGCGGGCGGGGCGATGCTCGCGAGCACCTTCACCGGCCCGGCCCGCACCCGCGCGTTCGCGATGATGGGCACGGTCGCGGGGGTCGGCATCGCGCTCGGGCCGTCGTTGTCCGGCTGGCTGATCAGCGCGCTCGGCTGGCGCCTGACCTTCGCCTGCTTCGCGGGGATCGGCCTGGTGATGATCGCGGGCACCTTCTTCGCCGCCGAGTCCAAGTCGGGGGTGCGCCCGCGCGTCGACTGGGCCGGTGCGCTCACCTTCATCGCCGGGCTCGGCCTGGTCATGTTCGCCATCACCCGCGGCGGGGCACTCGTGCCGCTGGTCGCCGGGCTCGCGCTGCTGGCCGCCTTCGTCGTGGTCGAGCGCCGCAGCGACCACCCGGTGCTCGACTTCGCCCTGCTCGGCGACCGCCGGTTCCTCGGGTGGAGCGTCGGCGCGCTGGCGGTCGTCGCCGGGTTCGCCGGGGCGCTGATCTTCCTGCCGACCTACCTGCAGGGCGTGACCGGGTGGTCCGCGCGGGACACCGGGCTGACCATGCTGCTGCTCACCGCGCCGGTGCTGGTGGGCCCGTCGGTCAGCGGCTGGCTGGTCAACCACGGGGTGCCGGGGCGGCTGCTGCTCACCGCGTCGCTGGGCCTGCTCGCCGCGGGCAACGCCCTGCTGACCGTGCTGCACCCCGGCATCGGGCCCGCCGGGCTGGCGCTGCCGCTGCTCGTGCTCGGGTTCGGCAGCGGGCTGGCCATCGGGCTGGTCGACGCGCAGGCGATGAACTTCGTCGAGCCGGCCCGCACCGGGATGGCGGCCGGGTTCCTGAACACCATCCGCGGCGGCTCGAACACCCTCGCCATGGCGGTCTTCGGCGCGCTGCTGCTGGCGCTGGTGCGGGCGCGGCTCGGGGACGCCGCGTTCGCCGACCGCGTGGTCGCCGGGACCGCGGGGGATCCGGCGGGCGCGTTCACCGCCGCCTGGCGCACACTGCTGTGGGGCGCGGCCGCGCTGTGCGCATTCGCGACGATCGTCGTGAACCTGCTGCTCGGCTTCGGCCGGGCGGCTGGGCGGAACGGGGCAACCCGTTCCGCCGTCGGATCGGTACCCGCCGCGAGTACGCCGGCGCCTTTTCGGGAGTAG
- a CDS encoding ABC transporter permease yields the protein MSTTHSGLLRWISPVALLVLWQLASGSGLLPPEKLSSPLTVLQAGIDTASTGELGEAFAVSVTRVLAGFTIGATIGLLLGIVAGLSRWGNLLVDPPVQMLRTLPFLGLIPLFILWFGIGETPKIVLVALGVAFPLYLNVHSGIRSVDAQLVEATTALGYTRAERLWHVVLPSAVPQTLVGLRQSLGIAWLSLIVGEQVNADAGLGYLINNAREFLRTDVIVVGLIVYAALGLATDALVRLLEGRALRWRGN from the coding sequence GTGTCCACAACCCATTCGGGCCTGCTGCGCTGGATCAGTCCGGTGGCGCTGCTCGTGCTGTGGCAGCTCGCCAGCGGCTCCGGCCTGCTGCCACCGGAAAAACTGAGTTCCCCGCTGACCGTGCTGCAGGCCGGTATCGACACCGCGAGCACCGGCGAGCTGGGCGAAGCGTTCGCCGTGTCCGTCACCCGCGTGCTGGCCGGCTTCACCATCGGCGCCACGATCGGGCTGCTGCTCGGCATCGTCGCGGGCCTTTCGCGATGGGGGAACCTGCTCGTCGACCCGCCCGTGCAGATGTTGCGCACCCTGCCGTTCCTCGGCCTGATCCCGCTGTTCATCCTGTGGTTCGGCATCGGCGAGACACCGAAGATCGTGCTGGTCGCGCTCGGTGTCGCCTTCCCGCTGTACCTCAATGTCCACTCCGGAATCCGCTCGGTGGACGCACAACTCGTCGAAGCCACCACCGCGCTCGGCTACACCAGGGCGGAACGGCTCTGGCACGTGGTGCTGCCGTCCGCGGTACCGCAGACGCTCGTCGGCCTGCGGCAGTCACTCGGCATCGCCTGGCTTTCGCTGATCGTCGGCGAGCAGGTCAACGCCGACGCCGGTCTCGGATACCTGATCAACAACGCCCGCGAGTTCCTGCGCACCGACGTGATCGTGGTCGGGCTGATCGTCTACGCCGCACTCGGCCTGGCCACCGACGCGCTGGTCCGGCTACTGGAAGGAAGGGCGCTGCGATGGCGCGGGAACTGA
- a CDS encoding ABC transporter ATP-binding protein yields MARELTVRVRELSREFGERTVLKGLSLEIADGEFVALLGRSGSGKSTLLRVLAGLDTGISGEASVRGTVSVAFQQPRLLPWRRVWRNVVLGLPGHGTDRELALRALREVQLEEHADDWPRTLSGGEAQRLSLTRALVREPDLLLLDEPFGALDALTRLAMHRLVEDLWQRHHPAVLLVTHDVDEALLLADRVLVLDDGRIAAEHVLDHPRPRRLADHLETRTRVLVDLGVTEHAHTV; encoded by the coding sequence ATGGCGCGGGAACTGACCGTACGGGTGCGCGAGCTGAGCCGGGAGTTCGGCGAGCGAACCGTCCTCAAAGGACTGAGTCTGGAGATCGCCGACGGCGAGTTCGTCGCACTGCTGGGCCGCAGCGGCTCCGGCAAGTCGACCCTGTTGCGCGTGCTGGCCGGACTGGACACCGGCATCAGCGGCGAGGCTTCCGTGCGCGGCACGGTTTCCGTCGCGTTCCAGCAACCGCGCCTGCTGCCGTGGCGCCGGGTGTGGCGCAACGTGGTGCTCGGCCTGCCGGGCCACGGCACCGACCGCGAACTCGCCCTGCGCGCGCTGCGGGAGGTCCAGCTCGAAGAGCACGCCGACGACTGGCCGCGCACGCTCTCCGGCGGTGAGGCACAACGACTTTCGCTCACCAGGGCGCTGGTCCGCGAACCGGACCTCCTGCTGCTGGACGAACCCTTCGGTGCGCTCGACGCGCTGACCCGGCTCGCCATGCACCGCCTCGTCGAAGACCTCTGGCAGCGCCACCACCCCGCCGTGCTGCTGGTGACCCACGACGTGGACGAAGCGCTGCTGCTGGCCGACCGCGTGCTGGTGCTCGACGACGGCCGGATCGCCGCCGAGCACGTGCTGGACCACCCGCGCCCGCGGCGGCTCGCCGACCACCTCGAAACCCGCACCCGAGTGCTGGTCGATCTAGGAGTGACCGAACATGCCCACACCGTCTAA
- a CDS encoding ABC transporter substrate-binding protein codes for MPTPSKALPALLAAAVLGGCGSQAEPAAAPPAPVSAAELANVTLKVGDQKGGVKSLLTAAGLLDDLPYRIEFSTFTSGPPLLEAASAGAIDIGRVGNTPPIFAAAADAKISVVAAAQAPVVDDALLVPQDSPLRDITELRGKTIGVAKGSSAHGQVLYNLRAAGLSTKDVKLSYLQPADAFAAFNQKAIDAWAVWDPYTSQAQQESDARVLTDGVGKTNGYVFQVAGRDALADPGKNSVLREYVTRVARAQKWADTHRPEWAAAWAAETGLKPEVTGAATARGVELPVALDDQVLGSQQELADAFTDEKLLPGAIDFAAFADQRYSDDLRTVREK; via the coding sequence ATGCCCACACCGTCTAAGGCCCTGCCCGCGCTGCTCGCCGCGGCGGTGCTCGGGGGCTGCGGCAGCCAGGCGGAACCCGCCGCGGCACCACCCGCGCCGGTCAGCGCGGCCGAACTGGCGAACGTCACGCTCAAGGTCGGTGACCAGAAGGGCGGGGTGAAGTCGCTGCTGACCGCGGCCGGACTGCTGGACGACCTGCCGTACCGGATCGAGTTCTCCACCTTCACCTCCGGTCCGCCGCTGCTCGAAGCGGCCTCGGCGGGGGCGATCGACATCGGCCGGGTCGGCAACACGCCGCCGATCTTCGCCGCCGCCGCGGACGCGAAGATCTCGGTGGTCGCCGCCGCGCAGGCGCCGGTCGTCGACGACGCCCTGCTGGTGCCCCAGGATTCACCCCTGCGGGACATCACCGAGCTGCGGGGCAAGACCATCGGCGTGGCCAAGGGGAGTTCCGCGCACGGGCAGGTGCTCTACAACCTGCGTGCCGCCGGATTGTCCACAAAGGACGTCAAGCTGTCCTACCTGCAGCCCGCCGACGCCTTCGCCGCGTTCAACCAGAAGGCGATCGACGCCTGGGCGGTCTGGGACCCCTACACCTCCCAGGCGCAGCAGGAGTCGGACGCCCGCGTGCTGACCGACGGCGTCGGGAAGACCAACGGTTACGTCTTCCAGGTGGCCGGGCGTGACGCACTGGCCGATCCCGGGAAGAATTCGGTGTTGCGCGAGTACGTCACCAGAGTGGCCCGAGCGCAGAAGTGGGCCGACACCCACCGGCCCGAATGGGCGGCCGCGTGGGCGGCGGAGACCGGCCTCAAGCCCGAGGTGACCGGCGCCGCCACCGCCCGCGGCGTGGAACTGCCGGTGGCACTGGACGACCAGGTGCTGGGGTCGCAGCAGGAACTGGCCGACGCCTTCACCGACGAGAAGCTGCTGCCCGGCGCGATCGACTTCGCCGCCTTCGCCGACCAGCGCTATTCGGACGACCTGCGAACCGTGAGGGAGAAGTAG
- a CDS encoding LLM class flavin-dependent oxidoreductase encodes MSVRLHWFLPTTGDGRTIVERFHANRSLGPSAQRQPSIDYLAQVARAAEHLGFDGVLTPTGTWCEDAWLSTAALLRETRRLRFLVAFRPGVISPTLAAQMASTYQRLSGGRLLLNVVTGGDAVEQRRFGDWHDHDARYARTDEFLSIVRGVWRGEPFDFDGEHLKVEGATLLAPPDPVPSVYFGGSSAAALPVAAKHADVYLTWGEPPAQVAEKIGKVRELAARLGREPRFGVRLHTISRDTSAEAWAEAQKLLDALDPQQVAKAQEQLAASESVGQRRMVALHNGNLDAGVRGLEIHPNLWAGVGLVRGGAGTALVGSHAEVADLIEEYHSLGVDEFVLSGYPHLEEAYWFGEGVRPELARRGLLDDRPGTPLPDRFVAAL; translated from the coding sequence ATGAGCGTGCGCCTGCACTGGTTCCTGCCGACCACCGGGGACGGCCGGACGATCGTGGAACGCTTCCACGCCAACCGATCCCTCGGCCCGAGCGCGCAACGGCAGCCGAGCATCGACTACCTCGCGCAGGTCGCGCGGGCCGCCGAGCACCTGGGGTTCGATGGCGTGCTGACCCCGACCGGCACCTGGTGCGAGGACGCCTGGCTGAGCACGGCCGCGTTGCTCAGGGAGACCCGGCGGCTGAGGTTCCTGGTGGCGTTCCGGCCCGGGGTCATCTCCCCCACGCTCGCCGCGCAGATGGCTTCGACCTACCAGCGGTTGTCCGGCGGGCGGCTGCTGCTGAACGTGGTGACCGGTGGCGACGCGGTGGAGCAGCGCCGGTTCGGCGACTGGCACGACCACGACGCGCGCTACGCCAGGACCGACGAGTTCCTGTCCATCGTGCGCGGGGTGTGGCGCGGTGAGCCGTTCGACTTCGACGGCGAGCACCTGAAGGTCGAGGGCGCGACCCTGCTCGCGCCACCGGATCCGGTGCCGTCGGTGTACTTCGGCGGTTCGTCGGCGGCCGCGCTGCCCGTCGCCGCGAAGCACGCCGACGTCTACCTCACCTGGGGTGAACCACCGGCGCAGGTCGCCGAGAAGATCGGCAAGGTGCGCGAACTCGCCGCCCGGCTGGGCCGTGAGCCGCGGTTCGGCGTCCGCCTGCACACCATCTCCCGCGACACCTCCGCCGAGGCGTGGGCCGAAGCGCAGAAGCTGCTCGACGCGCTCGACCCGCAGCAGGTGGCCAAGGCGCAGGAACAACTCGCGGCCAGCGAGTCGGTCGGGCAGCGGCGGATGGTGGCGCTGCACAACGGAAATCTCGACGCCGGCGTGCGCGGGTTGGAAATTCACCCCAACCTGTGGGCGGGTGTCGGGCTCGTCCGCGGTGGCGCGGGCACCGCGCTGGTCGGCAGCCACGCCGAGGTCGCCGACCTGATCGAGGAGTACCACTCCCTTGGTGTGGACGAATTCGTGCTCTCCGGCTACCCGCACCTCGAGGAGGCGTACTGGTTCGGCGAAGGCGTGCGACCGGAACTGGCGCGCCGGGGCCTGCTCGACGACCGGCCCGGAACACCGCTGCCCGACCGGTTCGTGGCCGCCTTGTGA